One segment of Porticoccus hydrocarbonoclasticus MCTG13d DNA contains the following:
- the cysB gene encoding HTH-type transcriptional regulator CysB has translation MKLQQLRYIWAVAHHELNVSATAQSLYTSQPGISKQIRLLEDELGVEIFSRSGKHLTRVTPAGDEILRVAGDILRKVDSIKQLAQEHNDPRRGSLTIATTHTQARYALPPVIEAFIDKYPEVSLHMHQGTPMQISEQAVDGSVDFAIATEALELFHDLLMMPCYRWNRCILVPRDHPLAQVSKLTLEEVSTYPLVTYVFGFTGRSRLDEAFNDRGLIPKVVFTATDSDVIKTYVRLGLGIGIVAHMAYDPLKDSDLVALDASHLFKPSITSIGFRRGTYLRGYMYDFIELFAPHLTRDRITEASAIHAKDDLEKFFNAVELPEL, from the coding sequence ATGAAATTACAACAGCTTCGATATATCTGGGCAGTGGCACACCATGAGTTGAATGTTTCTGCCACGGCCCAAAGCCTTTACACCTCACAACCAGGTATCAGTAAGCAGATACGCCTGCTAGAAGATGAACTCGGTGTGGAAATCTTTTCGCGCAGTGGTAAACATCTCACGCGTGTTACTCCGGCGGGCGATGAGATTCTGCGTGTAGCCGGGGATATTTTGCGGAAAGTTGATAGCATCAAGCAATTGGCCCAGGAGCATAATGACCCCAGGCGCGGCAGCCTTACTATCGCGACAACCCATACCCAGGCGCGTTATGCGCTACCGCCGGTTATTGAAGCCTTTATTGATAAATATCCCGAGGTTTCATTACATATGCATCAGGGTACACCGATGCAGATCTCTGAGCAGGCTGTAGATGGCTCGGTGGATTTCGCAATTGCCACTGAGGCGTTGGAGTTGTTTCACGATCTGCTGATGATGCCTTGTTATCGCTGGAATCGCTGTATTCTGGTTCCCAGGGACCATCCGCTGGCTCAGGTATCAAAATTGACACTGGAGGAGGTGTCGACTTACCCATTGGTCACCTACGTGTTTGGCTTTACAGGACGTTCACGTCTTGATGAGGCCTTCAATGACCGGGGGCTCATTCCAAAAGTGGTATTCACCGCCACAGACTCTGATGTGATCAAGACTTATGTGCGATTGGGTTTGGGTATTGGCATTGTTGCGCACATGGCCTACGACCCGCTCAAGGACAGTGATCTGGTGGCATTGGATGCATCTCATCTGTTTAAGCCCAGTATCACCAGTATCGGATTTCGGCGAGGCACGTATTTACGGGGATATATGTATGATTTTATCGAGTTGTTTGCCCCTCATCTGACGCGGGATAGAATCACTGAAGCCAGTGCTATTCATGCGAAAGATGATCTGGAGAAATTTTTCAATGCGGTAGAGCTGCCAGAGCTTTAG
- a CDS encoding sulfite exporter TauE/SafE family protein, translated as MLDFLLYVGSGAFVGLVVGLTGVGGGSLMTPMLIMFGIPYNVAIGTDLLYAAITKASGVVAHTRQKSIQWRLVAYLAAGSIPASLITSQLLYHVFTDAEEYREILTTSLGIMLIITAAVILLKRFLRNASDRPHGATGAFFQLHATKVTFVSGIFLGIFVTLSSVGAGAFCAALLMVLYPRLPALHVVGTDIAHAVPLTLIAGLGHLFLLGNVDLVLLGSLLIGSLPAIHLGTRLAARLPSRVLQPILACLLLGMGIKFALF; from the coding sequence GTGCTGGATTTTTTGTTGTACGTTGGGTCCGGTGCTTTCGTGGGGCTAGTCGTCGGGCTCACCGGTGTGGGTGGCGGATCATTGATGACACCTATGCTGATTATGTTCGGCATCCCCTACAATGTTGCTATCGGCACTGACCTCCTCTATGCCGCCATCACAAAGGCCAGTGGTGTTGTGGCCCACACCAGACAGAAAAGTATTCAGTGGCGACTGGTTGCCTATCTCGCTGCTGGTAGCATACCGGCATCCCTTATCACATCCCAGCTCCTCTATCACGTGTTTACAGATGCAGAAGAGTATCGGGAAATCCTGACGACCAGTCTCGGTATCATGCTGATCATTACCGCTGCCGTAATTTTACTGAAACGCTTTCTTCGTAATGCTTCCGATCGTCCGCACGGTGCCACAGGGGCCTTTTTTCAGCTACACGCCACGAAGGTGACCTTTGTGTCGGGCATTTTTCTGGGTATCTTTGTCACACTCTCATCGGTGGGCGCAGGGGCCTTTTGTGCAGCACTACTGATGGTTCTCTATCCCCGACTGCCGGCACTGCACGTGGTAGGAACTGACATTGCCCACGCAGTGCCACTGACCCTGATTGCCGGACTTGGTCATTTATTCTTGCTGGGCAATGTCGATTTGGTGCTGCTTGGATCACTGTTGATAGGATCACTGCCAGCCATCCACCTAGGCACCAGACTGGCAGCCCGGCTCCCAAGCAGGGTATTGCAACCGATTTTAGCCTGTCTGTTGCTCGGTATGGGCATCAAATTCGCCCTGTTCTAA